Proteins co-encoded in one Prunus persica cultivar Lovell chromosome G6, Prunus_persica_NCBIv2, whole genome shotgun sequence genomic window:
- the LOC18773945 gene encoding uncharacterized protein LOC18773945 isoform X1: protein MRVKMECATAGRFFGPSSSRLSNPRRRRRIVLNRNNGLSAHNLCSSSKFKIQAQTHLSSEVGIAKQGSLTDFGIQEFVWPSPTDEIPFWKKGFPSWDANLEVPSEVKKDSKLMHIIHVTAEMAPIAKVGGLGDVVTGLARACLSRGHRVDIMLPFYGCIQREQIDDLTLITTYNSYHDGKWIPTHAYSGTVSGIPVIFIEPSHQFFKGQHVYGGSYNELEAYLFFSRACLEWMQQVTGTQPDIIHVHEWQTGALPLLYWDMYHYLSLQKPRIVLTIHNMEHYGECRQEQLNMCGLDGSLYATFDKAVDDRTVGHNPERLSLLKGGIVYSNAVVTVSPTYLKETLCSGWLSNTLIRHRDKYVGIVNGIDTAMWNPSTDVFLPSKFHAQNFEGKKLCKYYVQRGLGLASGNHVPDTALKVPLVVCITRLVAQKGLHLIIHAIKQVEELGGQMVILGKAPDSRVESEFEGLVNLHNQGQSIRILLMYSEELSHLLYAAADFILVPSMYEPCGLAQMIGMRYGAVPVVRKTGGLADTVFDMDDEPNHEMANGFVFEGIDEGSLNRALGRAFACYRNKPDEWNGIVKKVMAVDNSWNNTAGRYIEIYESVRA from the exons ATGAGAGTGAAAATGGAGTGTGCAACTGCAGGAAGGTTCTTTGGTCCTTCAAGTTCAAGATTGTCAAAtccaaggaggaggaggaggatagTGTTGAATAGAAATAATGGACTGAGTGCCCACAACTTGTGCTCTTCttctaaattcaaaattcaagctCAAACCCATCTCTCATCAGAG GTAGGCATTGCAAAGCAAGGAAGTTTGACTGATTTTGGCATTCAGGAATTCGTTTGGCCTTCTCCTACTGATGAAATCCCATTTTGGAAGAAGGGCTTCCCTTCTTGGGATGCGAACTTGGAAGTTCCCTCTGAAGTAAAGAAAGATTCCAAACTCATGCACATAATTCATGTCACAGCTGAAATGGCACCAATAGCTAAAGTTGGTGGTCTTGGTGATGTTGTAACTGGACTTGCTCGAGCATGTTTATCGCGGGGCCATAGAGTAGATATAATGCTTCCTTTCTATGGGTGTATCCAGAGGGAGCAGATTGATGACTTGACGTTGATCACAACATATAACTCTTATCATGATGGAAAGTGGATTCCCACTCATGCGTATAGTGGCACAGTTTCAGGAATCCCAGTTATATTTATTGAGCCATCACATCAGTTCTTTAAGGGCCAACATGTGTATGGGGGTTCATACAATGAGCTAGAGGCATATCTGTTCTTTAGTCGTGCTTGCCTTGAATGGATGCAG CAGGTGACTGGAACACAACCTGATATCATTCATGTCCATGAATGGCAGACAGGTGCTTTACCCTTGCTTTATTGGGATATGTATCATTATCTTTCGCTTCAG AAACCGAGAATAGTATTGACAATCCATAACATGGAGCATTATGGTGAATGTAG ACAAGAGCAACTTAACATGTGCGGTCTTGACGGATCTCTATATGCAACCTTTGACAAA GCAGTTGATGATCGAACTGTTGGCCATAATCCTGAGAGGTTAAGCTTATTGAAAGGTGGAATTGTCTACAGCAATGCAGTGGT TACAGTTTCTCCAACATATCTCAAGGAAACACTCTGCTCTGGATGGCTTTCAAATACTTTGATAAGACACCGTGATAA GTACGTAGGTATAGTAAATGGAATAGACACTGCGATGTGGAACCCTTCTACTGATGTTTTCTTGCCTTCAAAGTTCCATG CTCAAAACTTTGAGGGCAAAAAGTTATGCAAATACTATGTCCAAAGAGGACTTGGTTTGGCCTCGGGAAACCATGTGCCAGATACTGCACTCAAGGTGCCCTTGGTTGTGTGCATCACTCGCTTAGTAGCACAAAAGGGTCTTCATTTGATTATTCATGCAATTAAGCAAGTTGAAGAACTT GGTGGACAGATGGTTATACTGGGAAAAGCTCCTGATTCTCGGGTTGAAAGTGAATTTGAAGGTCTTGTGAATTTG CATAACCAAGGTCAAAGCATTCGGATATTGTTGATGTATAG TGAGGAGCTATCCCACTTGCTGTATGCTGCTGCAGACTTTATACTAGTTCCTTCCATGTATGAGCCATGTGGACTTGCCCAAATGATTGGAATGCGTTATGGGGCA GTCCCAGTAGTAAGAAAGACTGGCGGTCTTGCAGACACGGTCTTTGACATGGATGATGAGCCAAACCATGAGATGGCCAATGG gtTTGTTTTTGAAGGAATTGATGAAGGATCCCTAAATAGGGCTCTAGGTCGTGCATTCGCTTGCTACAGAAACA AGCCAGATGAATGGAATGGCATTGTTAAGAAGGTTATGGCAGTTGACAATAGCTGGAACAACACAGCTGGAAGGTATATTGAGATTTATGAATCAGTGAGAGCATGA
- the LOC18773945 gene encoding uncharacterized protein LOC18773945 isoform X2: protein MRVKMECATAGRFFGPSSSRLSNPRRRRRIVLNRNNGLSAHNLCSSSKFKIQAQTHLSSEVGIAKQGSLTDFGIQEFVWPSPTDEIPFWKKGFPSWDANLEVPSEVKKDSKLMHIIHVTAEMAPIAKVGGLGDVVTGLARACLSRGHRVDIMLPFYGCIQREQIDDLTLITTYNSYHDGKWIPTHAYSGTVSGIPVIFIEPSHQFFKGQHVYGGSYNELEAYLFFSRACLEWMQVTGTQPDIIHVHEWQTGALPLLYWDMYHYLSLQKPRIVLTIHNMEHYGECRQEQLNMCGLDGSLYATFDKAVDDRTVGHNPERLSLLKGGIVYSNAVVTVSPTYLKETLCSGWLSNTLIRHRDKYVGIVNGIDTAMWNPSTDVFLPSKFHAQNFEGKKLCKYYVQRGLGLASGNHVPDTALKVPLVVCITRLVAQKGLHLIIHAIKQVEELGGQMVILGKAPDSRVESEFEGLVNLHNQGQSIRILLMYSEELSHLLYAAADFILVPSMYEPCGLAQMIGMRYGAVPVVRKTGGLADTVFDMDDEPNHEMANGFVFEGIDEGSLNRALGRAFACYRNKPDEWNGIVKKVMAVDNSWNNTAGRYIEIYESVRA, encoded by the exons ATGAGAGTGAAAATGGAGTGTGCAACTGCAGGAAGGTTCTTTGGTCCTTCAAGTTCAAGATTGTCAAAtccaaggaggaggaggaggatagTGTTGAATAGAAATAATGGACTGAGTGCCCACAACTTGTGCTCTTCttctaaattcaaaattcaagctCAAACCCATCTCTCATCAGAG GTAGGCATTGCAAAGCAAGGAAGTTTGACTGATTTTGGCATTCAGGAATTCGTTTGGCCTTCTCCTACTGATGAAATCCCATTTTGGAAGAAGGGCTTCCCTTCTTGGGATGCGAACTTGGAAGTTCCCTCTGAAGTAAAGAAAGATTCCAAACTCATGCACATAATTCATGTCACAGCTGAAATGGCACCAATAGCTAAAGTTGGTGGTCTTGGTGATGTTGTAACTGGACTTGCTCGAGCATGTTTATCGCGGGGCCATAGAGTAGATATAATGCTTCCTTTCTATGGGTGTATCCAGAGGGAGCAGATTGATGACTTGACGTTGATCACAACATATAACTCTTATCATGATGGAAAGTGGATTCCCACTCATGCGTATAGTGGCACAGTTTCAGGAATCCCAGTTATATTTATTGAGCCATCACATCAGTTCTTTAAGGGCCAACATGTGTATGGGGGTTCATACAATGAGCTAGAGGCATATCTGTTCTTTAGTCGTGCTTGCCTTGAATGGATGCAG GTGACTGGAACACAACCTGATATCATTCATGTCCATGAATGGCAGACAGGTGCTTTACCCTTGCTTTATTGGGATATGTATCATTATCTTTCGCTTCAG AAACCGAGAATAGTATTGACAATCCATAACATGGAGCATTATGGTGAATGTAG ACAAGAGCAACTTAACATGTGCGGTCTTGACGGATCTCTATATGCAACCTTTGACAAA GCAGTTGATGATCGAACTGTTGGCCATAATCCTGAGAGGTTAAGCTTATTGAAAGGTGGAATTGTCTACAGCAATGCAGTGGT TACAGTTTCTCCAACATATCTCAAGGAAACACTCTGCTCTGGATGGCTTTCAAATACTTTGATAAGACACCGTGATAA GTACGTAGGTATAGTAAATGGAATAGACACTGCGATGTGGAACCCTTCTACTGATGTTTTCTTGCCTTCAAAGTTCCATG CTCAAAACTTTGAGGGCAAAAAGTTATGCAAATACTATGTCCAAAGAGGACTTGGTTTGGCCTCGGGAAACCATGTGCCAGATACTGCACTCAAGGTGCCCTTGGTTGTGTGCATCACTCGCTTAGTAGCACAAAAGGGTCTTCATTTGATTATTCATGCAATTAAGCAAGTTGAAGAACTT GGTGGACAGATGGTTATACTGGGAAAAGCTCCTGATTCTCGGGTTGAAAGTGAATTTGAAGGTCTTGTGAATTTG CATAACCAAGGTCAAAGCATTCGGATATTGTTGATGTATAG TGAGGAGCTATCCCACTTGCTGTATGCTGCTGCAGACTTTATACTAGTTCCTTCCATGTATGAGCCATGTGGACTTGCCCAAATGATTGGAATGCGTTATGGGGCA GTCCCAGTAGTAAGAAAGACTGGCGGTCTTGCAGACACGGTCTTTGACATGGATGATGAGCCAAACCATGAGATGGCCAATGG gtTTGTTTTTGAAGGAATTGATGAAGGATCCCTAAATAGGGCTCTAGGTCGTGCATTCGCTTGCTACAGAAACA AGCCAGATGAATGGAATGGCATTGTTAAGAAGGTTATGGCAGTTGACAATAGCTGGAACAACACAGCTGGAAGGTATATTGAGATTTATGAATCAGTGAGAGCATGA
- the LOC18775348 gene encoding zinc finger BED domain-containing protein DAYSLEEPER: MEDSDIFMNKIGTNMNMKFEKYWSKYNLILAIAIILDPRYKLHFVEWAYTKLHGKDSREFKCVTDTLTCLFDVYTENLSPILNASYPTNETTSHNEGGDTILEDFDNSYKNGSSSCKKNELHKYLDEERLDRKQDIDVLSWWQMEHFHYPILSHIAQMKEILKWKALLKISSIFLVKILDQDNVPIVFPLKIDESEIA, from the exons ATGGAAGATAGTGATATTTTCATGAACAAGATAGGAACTAATATGAACATGAAGTTTGAGAAGTATTGGTCAAAGTACAATTTAATTCTTGCAATTGCAATTATTTTGGATCCTCGTTATAAGTTGCATTTTGTAGAGTGGGCTTATACTAAGCTTCACGGTAAGGATTCTCGAGAATTCAAGTGCGTTACAGACACATTGACATGTCTTTTTGATGTGTACACAGAAAATTTATCTCCTATTCTTAATGCAAGTTATCCAACGAATGAGACAACTAGTCACAATGAAGGTGGAGACACCATTCTTGAG GATTTTGATAATAGTTATAAAAATGGTTCAAGTTCATGTAAGAAAAATGAATTGCATAAGTATTTGGATGAGGAAAGACTAGATAGAAAGCAAGATATAGATGTTCTTTCTTGGTGGCAAATGGAGCATTTTCATTATCCGATACTTTCACATATAGCTCAG ATGAAGGAAATACTGAAGTGGAAAGCCTTACTAAAGATATCTTCAATCTTTCTTGTGAAGATACTAGATCAGGACAATGTTCCAATAGTATTTCCCTTGAAGATTGATGAAAG TGAGATTGCATAA